From Camelus dromedarius isolate mCamDro1 chromosome X, mCamDro1.pat, whole genome shotgun sequence, one genomic window encodes:
- the LOC135320112 gene encoding nuclear RNA export factor 2-like yields the protein MVMRDVQEDPQGRHTLYTTYRNKRRVRCHSEGRIRVTVWRDRKPLRREMRENTQDGTPGSWFKITIPYGINYDKMWLMNSIQNQCSVPFTPVDFHYVKNRARFFVQGASTASALKDVSYKICDEENEKVAIFVNPSTVPYSVLNKLEPKEMEQLKLTLNKRYNVSQQALDLQNLRFDPDLVGHDIDIILNRRNCMAATLQIIEKDFPELLSLNLSSNKLYHLDGLSDIIQMAPTVKILNLCKNELKSAWELSKMKGLDLEELWLQGNPLCGTFPDHSTYISSILELFPKLLRLDGQELPSPIMIDTDVPYLIKPCKESSEGSDELKSLILQFLQQYYLIHDSGDRQDLLGAYHDEACFSLTIPFNPEDPAPNSLREYVKDSRNMKKLKDPYLRVQLLKHTKRDIVRSLCLLPKTQHDLSSFVVDMWLHTNTMLCFSVNGVFKEVEGRSQGSVRAFTRTFIAIPASPSSLCIVNDELFVRDASPSEPQSAFSIPVPTLTSSSVHTGSREQQEMVQAFSTQSGMKLEWAQKCLQDNDWNYTRAGQVFTTLKAEGKIPEEAFKQIP from the exons ATGGTGATGAGGGATGTCCAGGAGGACCCCCAAGGGAGACA CACTCTGTATACCACCTACCGGAACAAGAGGAGAGTGAGATGTCATAGTGAAGGCCGCATCCGTGTTACTGTGTGGAGAGATAGAAAACCTCTGCggagagaaatgagagagaacaCACAAGATGGAACCCCAGGGAGCTGGTTCAAGATCACA ATTCCTTATGGGATAAATTATGACAAGATGTGGCTAATGAACTCAATCCAGAACCAATGCAGTGTCCCTTTCACTCCAGTGGAT TTCCACTATGTGAAAAACCGGGCTCGGTTCTTTGTCCAGGGTGCTAGCACTGCCTCTGCATTGAAGGATGTCAGCTACAAGATTTGTGATGAGGAGAATGAAAAG GTGGCTATCTTTGTCAATCCCTCTACTGTTCCCTACTCTGTGCTGAATAAGTTGGAGCCAAAAGAAATGGAGCAGCTAAAG CTGACTTTGAACAAACGATATAATGTCTCCCAGCAAGCCCTTGACCTCCAGAATCTCCGCTTTGACCCAG ACTTGGTGGGCCATGATATTGATATAATTCTGAATCGAAGAAACTGCATGGCTGCCACCCTGCAGATCATCGAAAAGGATTTCCCTGAG CTGTTGTCCTTGAACTTGAGCAGCAACAAGCTGTACCATCTGGATGGCCTGTCTGACATTATACAGATGGCCCCCACAGTCAAGATTCTGAACCTCTGCAAAAATGAG CTGAAGTCAGCCTGGGAGTTGAGCAAGATGAAAGGGCTGGATCTTGAAGAGCTGTGGTTGCAAGGAAACCCACTGTGTGGCACCTTCCCAGACCACTCCACCTACATAAG CTCCATCCTGGAATTGTTCCCCAAGTTATTACGCTTG gATGGACAAGAGTTGCCCTCACCAATTATGATTGACACTGATGTCCCTTACTTAATAAAGCCCTGCAAG GAAAGCAGTGAAGGATCTGATGAGCTGAAGAGTCTGATCCTGCAATTCCTGCAGCA GTATTACTTGATCCACGACTCTGGAGACCGACAGGATCTCCTGGGTGCTTATCACGACGAGGCCTGCTTCTCCCTGACCATTCCCTTCAACCCCGAGGACCCAGCCCC gaACAGCTTGCGGGAGTACGTCAAGGACAGCAGGAATATGAAGAAGCTCAAGGACCCCT ACCTGCGGGTCCAGCTGCTGAAACACACAAAACGTGACATTGTGCGCTCCCTCTGCCTGTTGCCCAAAACTCAGCATGACCTCAGCTCCTTCGTGGTGGACATGTGGCTCCACACG AACACGATGCTCTGCTTCTCTGTCAACGGGGTGTTCAAGGAAG TGGAAGGAAGGTCTCAGGGTTCTGTTCGTGCCTTCACCCGGACCTTCATCGCTATCCCTGCCAGCCCTTCCAG TCTGTGCATCGTGAATGACGAGCTGTTTGTGAGGGATGCCTCCCCCAGTGAGCCTCAGAGTGCGTTCTCCATCCCAGTGCCTACACTCACCTCCAGCTCCGTGCACACCGGCTCCCGGGAGCAGCAGGAAATGGTGCAGGCTTTCTCCACCCAGTCTGGGATGAAACTCGAGTGGGCTCAGAA GTGCCTTCAGGACAATGACTGGAACTACACCAGAGCTGGTCAGGTCTTCACTACGCTCAAG GCCGAGGGCAAGATCCCAGAGGAGGCCTTCAAACAAATCCCCTAA